CCGGCCGTCGCAGCCACGCCATTCTGGGTCGCCCCTGCCAACGCCAGCATCAGCACCTCGGGAGCCAGCAGGCGCGGGAAGGCGACCGGCCACAGCCCATCGCGCCATCCGCCCGACTCCGGCTCGGCCGCCGGTGTCGGGACGACGAAGGCCCACGCCCCAGCGAGGATTGCCACCAGACCGGCGGCGATCCGGAATGTCTCGGGAGTGACCTCGAGCGTCCGCAGGATCGGCGCCGACCACCAACCCAGGAGCGCGACCGCTCCGAGCGATACGGCGAACGCGACCGCGATCACGGACGGGCGCACCCGGCCGCGCCCGTCCTCGGGCAGCGCGATGCGCGACCGAAGGGGATTGACTGCCGCCATCAGCGCCACCACCAGCAACACATCGCTCATCGTCCATCCTCCCTCGACTCGATCAGGGTCAGTGCGTAGAGCAGCGACGAGAGCACGTGCTGCTGGTCGTCCATCTGGGTGTAGCCGCGGTAGAACCAGGCGCCTCGCTGGAGGTCGGGCCGAAGCGCGTCCGCCGCCTCCGACGCAGTGACCTGCCGCTGTGCCATGAATCCGGCCGTGCAGAGCATGCGCTCTTCGATGTTGGGCTGCAGGTCGGCCAGCCGGGGATCGTCCCCGATGGTCCACAGCGCACCGATGCCCTCGCCGGCGGTACCGACGCCGGCGGGAGGCCCGGGGAACCAACGCAATGCCAGGTTGATCCCGTCGCCCCGCCGCTGCGCCTCGAAGCGGAGGCGCATTCCGAAGTAGCCGGCCAGCTGCCGGGCGTAGTCCACCCGCTCCTCGGTGAGCAGATCCGGCCGCAGCTCGGAGATCGTGTAGGCCGCCCAGTGATCGGGCAGACGGGTCAGCCGCCCTTCGCGGCGGTCCCGGTCCGTCGCCATGTAGTCGACCGTCCGGGCGGCGGCTTCGCCCCAACCCTCGCCGGGGAAGGCGTGATCGAGCAGGGCCAGCGCCCACGAGGCCTCCCCGGTCGAATAGGTGCCGAAGGTCGGATCAGAAGTGCCGGTCGAACGGTGCCAATAGCCACTCACACTGCCATCGGGGTACTGCTGTACGAGGAGGAAGCGGCCGATGCCCCGCATCAACTCATCATGGCGCGGGTCGCCGGTGGCCTCACGACGGATCGCCAGGGCGGCGAGAAGCAACCCATTTGCGCCGGTGTTCACCTCACCGAGCACGTCCCACGCCACGAAGTCCCCGTGCGTGAACATCCCCTGGAGTGCGAACTCGAGCGCCCGGTCCGCTCCGGCCAGCGCCTCACTCGAACCGGTGAAGGCATGAGCCTGATAGAGCGACATCGTCACGCCGGCGTGGCGCGGACCGTTGTAGCCAGGGTTCACCTGGTCCTCGCCACGGTGATAGCCGTAGGTGTACCGCCCCTCTGGGCCCATGCCGGTGACGATCCAGCGCACCGCATCGTCAATGGCCCTCGAGGCAGTGGCACCGTCGATCGGCGGGCACACCTCAGCCGGAATCACCCCGACCCGTATCACCGCAGCACCGACGATCAATACGGAGAAGTGGAGTGCCAGGCGTCTGCGAAACACAGATCAGCAGCTGGCTGCGGTCTCCGGGGCGGTCCGATCCTGGAACGCCCGATAGAACTGGTCGATCAGATCCGTATCCACGCTGTCGAGCTTGAGCTGTCTCCCCCAGGCCGACACCGCCACCGCGGAGTCCATTCCCGGATAGGGGCTCACGATCACCTCGCGTCGGCGACCGAAACCCTCGAGATCGTCGATGTCGCCCTCGTCGAGGTCCGGGTCGTAGGCGATCCATATCGCCCCGTGCTCCATAGCGTGAACCGCGTTCTCGTTCCTCACCGGGGCGGTATACACCCGACACGCCAACCACTCGGGGTGGTGAGGCCCGCCAACGGGGGGGTTCTGGGCGTAGGTGACCGGCTCGACCGTGTGGGCGAACTCCTCGATCACGAAAACCTCGGTACCGGGAGGCGGCTCGGCGACCCCC
This genomic window from Acidimicrobiia bacterium contains:
- a CDS encoding DUF3105 domain-containing protein; the protein is MGNAPKPRRNVQERRVASSTQASGGRPWLKYIMGVGIVAILVGIVIYISADVSGNPQGVAEPPPGTEVFVIEEFAHTVEPVTYAQNPPVGGPHHPEWLACRVYTAPVRNENAVHAMEHGAIWIAYDPDLDEGDIDDLEGFGRRREVIVSPYPGMDSAVAVSAWGRQLKLDSVDTDLIDQFYRAFQDRTAPETAASC